A portion of the Carcharodon carcharias isolate sCarCar2 chromosome 18, sCarCar2.pri, whole genome shotgun sequence genome contains these proteins:
- the LOC121290752 gene encoding TLR adapter interacting with SLC15A4 on the lysosome-like yields the protein MLSEGFICGIPYWNENESENRMKRNEQKQQNTSENDMVQELTSVSNFRHFSHPDIPNGALSLFQRCKSIGRSFRSSAQGKVNAPSLQVSMVAPIARQKSLVVDIPRSSSVNKETYLVPSCCKSICDNYNDLQIAGDQVLPINSETSGLTSQSSYEANMVPFLYSSEIPPPMESPKLSAEFPNKPANSDTSCWRICSARDKSIIQHSQPLTNSMLNDYLEQKVLELYKQYIMDSMVSNASPTKIMESELVMSNVDQISMMISREQNMETTKAKDMVISCLLRLASEIQSNELSTPNLQISA from the coding sequence ATGTTAAGTGAAGGTTTCATCTGTGGAATTCCTTACTGGAATGAAAATGAAAGTGAAAACAGAATGAAACGGAATGAGCAGAAGCAACAAAACACTTCAGAGAATGACATGGTTCAAGAGCTGACTTCCGTCAGTAACTTTAGGCATTTCTCTCACCCTGATATACCTAATGGAGCTCTATCACTTTTTCAAAGGTGTAAATCGATTGGCAGATCTTTCAGATCAAGTGCACAGGGAAAAGTAAATGCACCCTCACTACAGGTCTCAATGGTGGCACCAATTGCAAGGCAGAAGTCTCTTGTTGTAGATATTCCAAGAAGCTCCAGTGTGAACAAGGAAACCTATTTGGTTCCGTCATGTTGTAAAAGTATTTGTGATAATTACAATGACCTACAGATTGCAGGAGATCAGGTGCTGCCAATTAATTCAGAAACATCTGGCCTGACATCTCAGAGCAGCTACGAAGCAAATATGGTCCCATTCTTGTATTCGTCAGAAATTCCACCGCCAATGGAGTCTCCTAAACTATCAGCAGAGTTCCCAAACAAGCCAGCCAATAGTGACACTTCCTGTTGGCGAATTTGCAGCGCTAGAGACAAGAGCATCATCCAGCACTCTCAGCCACTTACCAATTCAATGCTCAATGACTATCTTGAGCAGAAGGTTCTAGAACTGTATAAACAATACATAATGGACAGCATGGTAAGCAATGCATCGCCGACAAAAATCATGGAATCAGAACTTGTAATGAGTAACGTTGACCAAATTAGCATGATGATATCACGAGAGCAGAATATGGAAACTACAAAGGCGAAGGACATGGTTATCAGCTGCCTGTTGCGACTTGCGAGTGAAATACAATCGAATGAACTCAGTACACCAAATTTACAGATATCTGCTTGA